One stretch of Candidatus Bathyarchaeia archaeon DNA includes these proteins:
- a CDS encoding deaminase, with translation MKIAVGITGSFGSGCSTVTGILRRSFGFESYSLSETLREKYNEAKHDPKAAENANRYDLQEFGNELRKTKTLQILAEETYRKVVGENKQSENIVFDSIRNLSEVAFLRETFREFYLIAVDCTEDDRWKRIKKNPKNKTISHDEFRMLDQRDKNQNDIEYGQQVAMCVDEADFLIRNDNESKKSQIEFAERLEGKLKDAISLFQKEKLRSPSKKEAYMSIAYAASLRSNCFKRQVGAVIIDQNENVVSIGYNENSDPLKPCYIQFGDCFRDQYIESVMIKFKACPLCTKKLEAPLTFPYKCPHCGKNLAKEIIKDRAMGRCTALHAEEKALLSAQKADLSGCMLYVTTFPCLTCTEKILNSRIGSFCYVESYPDTAALKLLKSAKEEGREILADKFEGVKAKAYFKLFGSWRSEKESEMKKSKKANSQTKK, from the coding sequence ATGAAGATTGCAGTTGGAATTACGGGATCATTTGGTAGTGGTTGTAGCACAGTGACTGGAATTCTAAGAAGGTCTTTTGGATTCGAATCATATTCTCTTTCAGAAACCTTACGAGAAAAATATAATGAAGCGAAACATGACCCAAAGGCAGCAGAAAACGCAAACCGATATGATCTGCAAGAATTTGGAAACGAACTGAGAAAAACCAAAACACTTCAAATTTTAGCCGAAGAGACTTACAGAAAAGTTGTCGGAGAAAATAAACAGAGCGAGAACATTGTTTTTGATAGTATTAGAAACTTGTCAGAAGTAGCGTTTTTAAGAGAGACTTTTCGGGAGTTCTATCTAATTGCAGTTGACTGTACGGAAGACGATAGATGGAAACGAATAAAGAAGAACCCCAAAAACAAAACCATTTCGCATGACGAGTTTAGGATGCTAGATCAGAGAGACAAAAATCAAAATGATATTGAATATGGACAACAAGTCGCTATGTGTGTCGACGAAGCGGACTTCTTAATCAGGAATGACAACGAGTCTAAGAAATCCCAGATCGAATTTGCCGAAAGACTTGAAGGAAAACTCAAAGATGCTATAAGTCTTTTTCAAAAAGAAAAACTTCGTTCACCAAGCAAAAAAGAAGCGTATATGAGTATTGCTTACGCAGCGTCTCTTAGATCAAATTGCTTCAAGAGGCAAGTTGGGGCAGTTATAATTGACCAGAATGAGAATGTTGTGAGCATAGGATATAATGAGAATAGTGATCCGCTCAAACCGTGCTATATACAATTCGGAGATTGCTTCAGGGACCAGTATATCGAAAGCGTAATGATAAAATTCAAAGCTTGTCCGCTGTGCACTAAGAAGCTAGAGGCCCCACTCACATTTCCGTATAAATGTCCTCACTGCGGAAAGAACCTAGCCAAAGAAATCATAAAGGACCGAGCAATGGGAAGATGTACGGCTTTGCATGCTGAGGAAAAAGCCTTGCTGAGCGCCCAGAAAGCGGATTTGTCAGGGTGTATGCTTTACGTTACGACTTTTCCATGTTTAACTTGCACTGAGAAGATTCTTAACTCAAGAATAGGGAGTTTCTGCTACGTAGAATCGTATCCCGATACGGCAGCCCTAAAACTATTAAAGAGTGCAAAAGAGGAAGGTAGAGAAATTTTAGCAGACAAATTTGAAGGAGTAAAGGCAAAAGCATACTTCAAGCTTTTTGGTTCGTGGCGCAGCGAAAAAGAAAGTGAAATGAAAAAAAGTAAAAAAGCCAATTCACAGACCAAAAAATAA
- a CDS encoding PQQ-binding-like beta-propeller repeat protein translates to MKIKQKTIPVLALILLLTISGMMAGIQTATAHDPPWEIPTYTYISASNNPIGAGQTLVLVFWANAVPVTAQGTYGDFWTFDVDVTKPDGSIETLGPFDSDPVGGSYALYTPDQLGEYTFVANFLEHTITGQPLDPRLNTTEQYNYAYWGDIYLASQSNPLTVTVQQEEITSWSETPLPDRYWTRPVNNINRGWNVLLGNWLSGAAQTNGPTTNFCYGSATESAHVLWATPMWSGGIMDQRFNDEGFNGGHYEGIQFSPPIILDGKIFYNVNTYPKEGWVALDLYTGEQLFFHNTTGPVTGMGGGFDSAGSVAGESLAFGQVYAYESPNQHGGFPYLWSTTYYNATTGQIQPNTWSMFDGYTGNYICSINNVPSWAASGGFFASSAAVYGQDGSILRYYIANLGTPADPNLYLQVWNTSQAIIYPTYGNTSQVITASNAYWMWRPTLNFTFDGNYGYTLNVSIPNVQGSLITVREGQYVIGGVNGKVNDTYTQEGNLWALNLDPTKGEIGSLLWNITYLPPKNVPDLAAGTGFFASGVSSPTVDPEDGVFIFNNRILLTWYVYNLTTGEPIWTSEPEGDFNFYGMYSNIYEGKLLSTGYSGVVTCYNITNGDVLWKYTAEQEGFESPYGNFPLYIAAIADGKIFTVSGEHSPSQPLWRGSYIRCIDADTGEEVWKILHWGAGIGGAHLTGVCVYMADSYVVGLNLYDNQIYCYGKGSSATSVNVQNDVVSLGSSVLITGTVTDVSPGAKNKIASGEFTTVPAVSDESQEDWMEYIYAQQAKPKDATGVPVSLYTLDPNGNDIHIADVISDASGGFKYLWTPDVPGEYTVTATFCGSAAYYGSEATTYVGVTPASAAPLVTPTPTIPGQTTPPTSTPTQPVSPSPSEAPQPTSDGEPTTTYIAIGVAVVIIVALVAVLVLRRRK, encoded by the coding sequence ATGAAAATCAAACAAAAAACAATTCCTGTCCTTGCCCTGATATTGCTTCTAACCATCTCGGGCATGATGGCGGGCATACAAACAGCCACCGCGCATGACCCACCCTGGGAAATTCCAACGTACACTTACATTTCTGCAAGTAACAACCCGATTGGTGCAGGACAAACGCTTGTCCTTGTCTTCTGGGCAAATGCTGTTCCAGTGACGGCTCAAGGGACGTACGGAGACTTCTGGACTTTTGACGTGGATGTCACCAAACCTGACGGCTCAATTGAGACTTTGGGGCCATTTGACTCGGACCCCGTGGGTGGTTCTTATGCCCTGTACACCCCTGACCAATTGGGTGAGTACACTTTTGTGGCTAACTTCCTTGAACACACCATTACTGGTCAACCTCTGGATCCAAGGCTCAACACTACTGAGCAGTACAACTATGCTTACTGGGGAGACATTTACTTAGCCAGCCAAAGCAATCCTCTCACTGTTACGGTGCAACAGGAAGAAATCACCTCATGGAGTGAGACACCTCTACCAGACCGTTACTGGACAAGACCAGTTAACAACATAAACCGCGGCTGGAACGTGCTCTTGGGCAACTGGCTCTCAGGCGCAGCCCAAACAAACGGACCAACCACAAACTTCTGCTATGGCTCCGCTACAGAAAGCGCACACGTACTGTGGGCTACTCCTATGTGGTCTGGCGGAATCATGGACCAACGGTTCAACGACGAAGGCTTCAACGGAGGCCACTATGAAGGCATACAATTCAGTCCGCCGATTATCCTCGACGGTAAAATCTTCTACAACGTCAACACCTACCCCAAAGAGGGTTGGGTTGCACTTGACCTATACACTGGCGAGCAGCTATTCTTCCACAACACCACTGGACCCGTAACTGGTATGGGTGGAGGTTTTGACTCTGCGGGGTCGGTTGCGGGCGAATCTTTGGCTTTTGGACAAGTCTATGCGTACGAGTCGCCTAACCAGCACGGGGGCTTTCCCTACCTGTGGAGCACCACCTACTACAACGCTACGACAGGGCAAATTCAGCCTAACACCTGGAGTATGTTTGACGGCTACACTGGTAACTACATCTGCAGCATAAACAACGTGCCCTCTTGGGCTGCAAGCGGAGGCTTCTTTGCCAGCAGCGCAGCAGTCTATGGGCAAGACGGAAGCATACTCCGATACTACATTGCAAATCTTGGCACACCTGCAGACCCCAACCTTTACCTGCAAGTCTGGAACACCAGCCAAGCAATAATTTACCCAACCTACGGTAACACCAGCCAAGTCATCACGGCATCTAACGCTTACTGGATGTGGAGACCCACCTTAAACTTCACTTTCGACGGCAACTATGGCTACACCCTAAACGTGTCAATACCCAACGTGCAAGGCAGCCTAATCACCGTACGCGAAGGCCAATACGTAATCGGTGGAGTTAACGGCAAAGTCAACGACACCTACACTCAGGAAGGCAACCTGTGGGCACTAAACCTTGATCCAACAAAAGGCGAAATCGGCTCTTTGCTATGGAACATAACCTATCTACCACCAAAGAACGTGCCCGATTTAGCTGCAGGCACAGGCTTCTTTGCCTCTGGCGTCAGCTCCCCCACCGTAGACCCTGAAGACGGCGTATTCATCTTTAACAACAGAATCCTGCTGACTTGGTACGTATACAACTTGACGACAGGGGAACCCATCTGGACAAGTGAACCCGAAGGCGACTTCAACTTCTATGGCATGTACAGCAACATATACGAAGGAAAACTCCTCTCTACAGGCTACAGCGGCGTAGTAACCTGCTACAACATCACCAACGGCGACGTCCTCTGGAAGTACACCGCTGAACAGGAAGGCTTTGAATCACCCTACGGCAACTTCCCCTTGTATATTGCTGCAATTGCTGACGGTAAAATCTTCACGGTTTCGGGTGAACACTCGCCTAGTCAGCCTTTGTGGCGCGGCTCCTACATCCGTTGCATTGACGCAGACACTGGTGAGGAGGTTTGGAAGATTCTCCATTGGGGTGCTGGCATCGGCGGAGCACACCTGACTGGTGTATGCGTTTACATGGCAGACAGCTACGTGGTGGGGCTTAACCTCTACGACAACCAGATTTACTGTTACGGCAAAGGTTCCAGTGCGACCTCTGTTAACGTGCAAAACGATGTTGTCAGCTTAGGCAGCAGCGTGCTCATCACAGGTACAGTTACTGACGTGTCGCCTGGAGCCAAGAACAAGATTGCCAGCGGCGAATTTACTACTGTTCCCGCAGTTTCTGACGAAAGCCAAGAAGACTGGATGGAGTACATCTACGCACAGCAGGCTAAACCCAAAGACGCTACTGGTGTTCCAGTGTCTTTGTACACTTTAGACCCTAACGGCAACGATATCCATATAGCAGACGTAATCAGCGACGCCAGCGGCGGCTTCAAATACCTATGGACCCCTGATGTCCCCGGAGAATACACGGTTACAGCAACGTTTTGCGGCTCCGCGGCATACTATGGCTCAGAGGCAACAACATACGTCGGCGTAACTCCCGCATCTGCCGCCCCACTCGTCACCCCAACACCAACAATTCCAGGACAAACGACACCGCCAACTTCAACTCCAACACAACCCGTTTCCCCCTCACCTAGTGAGGCGCCCCAGCCAACAAGTGACGGTGAACCTACAACAACCTACATAGCCATTGGTGTAGCCGTGGTCATAATCGTTGCGTTAGTAGCGGTTCTGGTTCTGCGGCGCCGTAAATAA
- a CDS encoding HD domain-containing protein — protein sequence MSRAYWGEIKDPVHGYVYITQAEKNIIDSYPMQRLRRLRQLAGSEYVYPGANHTRFEHCVGVMYLAGKVLENPNIGHVVNDEDTQGTRLAALLHDVGHGPFSHVFEHLLVRDLDQTHEDITSWIVEKSEVADKLGKMGYRPEEIGKLAVGKLHTQGKAFLDQIISSAVDVDKQDFIVRDTYHTGAEYGFIDVFRLIHALDVFGENLAVELGALSALESFIIARIESFKSIYFHRVGRAAQIMLATAMEKANEELGLTSFKTPEEYLAMDDYTVWAAVKKCAKSKGIIENLERRSMLKCAYERTFYDKDTMISNIFSRDAYRQQIQAEIAQEAGVEAEAVIIDVPTVPSVPYHHSALMENMEIPVFSRNSRGAKTLYRMSDISKIFETLKGFINILRVYTDLQNRERVEKATAKILGKIPSTAKISY from the coding sequence ATGTCTAGGGCTTACTGGGGCGAAATCAAGGACCCCGTTCACGGGTACGTTTACATCACTCAGGCAGAAAAAAACATAATTGACTCCTACCCCATGCAGCGGCTTCGTCGACTGCGACAGCTTGCTGGCTCCGAATACGTGTATCCCGGAGCAAATCACACGCGGTTTGAGCACTGTGTGGGCGTTATGTACCTTGCTGGCAAAGTTTTGGAGAACCCCAACATTGGCCACGTTGTAAACGACGAGGACACGCAGGGCACACGGCTAGCTGCGTTACTGCACGACGTGGGGCATGGACCATTCTCGCATGTGTTTGAGCATCTGCTTGTCAGGGACTTAGACCAAACTCACGAAGACATAACCTCGTGGATTGTTGAAAAAAGTGAAGTAGCCGACAAACTTGGCAAGATGGGCTATCGACCTGAAGAAATCGGCAAACTGGCCGTGGGCAAACTGCATACTCAGGGAAAAGCATTTTTAGACCAAATAATTAGCAGCGCCGTCGACGTTGATAAACAAGACTTCATCGTGCGGGACACTTACCACACTGGTGCCGAGTACGGTTTCATAGACGTTTTCAGGCTCATCCACGCTTTGGACGTTTTTGGGGAAAACTTGGCGGTGGAGCTTGGTGCGCTTTCGGCATTGGAATCCTTCATCATTGCGCGGATTGAATCGTTCAAAAGCATATATTTCCACCGCGTAGGCAGAGCAGCACAGATAATGTTAGCCACCGCCATGGAGAAAGCCAACGAGGAGCTTGGGTTGACCTCGTTTAAAACGCCTGAAGAGTATTTGGCGATGGATGACTACACGGTTTGGGCTGCCGTCAAGAAATGCGCAAAATCTAAGGGGATAATCGAGAATTTGGAGCGGCGAAGCATGCTTAAATGCGCTTACGAACGCACTTTCTACGATAAAGACACCATGATTTCAAACATATTTAGCCGCGACGCGTACCGTCAGCAAATTCAAGCAGAGATAGCCCAAGAAGCAGGAGTTGAAGCAGAAGCGGTTATCATTGATGTGCCCACGGTGCCGTCGGTGCCCTATCATCACAGCGCGTTAATGGAGAACATGGAAATACCGGTCTTTAGCAGGAATAGCAGAGGAGCAAAAACACTTTACCGCATGAGCGACATCTCAAAAATTTTTGAAACACTGAAAGGATTCATCAACATCCTGAGGGTCTACACTGACCTGCAGAACCGCGAACGCGTAGAAAAAGCCACCGCAAAAATTCTGGGAAAAATACCCTCAACAGCCAAAATATCCTATTAA
- a CDS encoding coenzyme F420-0:L-glutamate ligase, with the protein MTRYYALPLTTKYWKPNTDYLPEIIKALEHKVSDGDFVVVSEKAVSTATNNILDESIVKPGITAKVLATVWMHLAWGYFIGVVCNFGQRLLRRLREYPSEEGSRHKQVALQYGGFAQALMFGSEGGIDGSNLPYSLVCLPLKNANQVAEEIQQQIFQKLGKKVAVVITDTDKTYTFKNFHFTPRPSPMQGIQSRGDTVAYVLGRFFRLRRRPTPLAVAGGKLSAEDALTIANVADRARGPGSGATVWDMAARFKVSETDVTWDMLGRVKHKPIVIVRLARSQNRIKRQQNR; encoded by the coding sequence ATGACCAGATACTACGCCCTACCTTTAACCACCAAGTATTGGAAACCGAACACCGACTACCTGCCAGAAATTATCAAAGCCTTAGAACATAAAGTCTCAGACGGCGACTTTGTTGTGGTTTCTGAAAAGGCGGTTTCAACTGCAACGAACAACATTTTAGACGAAAGCATCGTGAAACCCGGCATCACCGCGAAAGTTTTGGCGACCGTTTGGATGCATTTGGCGTGGGGTTACTTCATTGGGGTAGTCTGCAACTTTGGGCAGAGGCTATTGCGCAGACTACGAGAGTATCCGTCAGAGGAGGGCAGTCGACACAAACAAGTCGCCCTTCAATATGGGGGGTTTGCTCAAGCGTTGATGTTTGGCTCAGAAGGCGGAATAGACGGCTCAAACCTGCCCTACTCCTTGGTTTGTCTGCCCCTGAAAAACGCCAATCAGGTAGCAGAAGAAATTCAGCAGCAAATTTTCCAGAAACTGGGCAAAAAAGTAGCGGTGGTAATAACAGACACAGACAAAACGTACACGTTTAAAAATTTTCATTTCACCCCTCGTCCAAGCCCTATGCAAGGCATCCAAAGCCGTGGCGACACCGTTGCCTATGTTTTAGGCAGGTTTTTTAGGCTTAGAAGAAGACCAACTCCTCTTGCGGTTGCTGGAGGGAAGCTTTCGGCTGAGGATGCATTGACAATTGCGAATGTGGCTGACCGCGCGCGGGGTCCTGGTTCGGGAGCTACGGTTTGGGATATGGCGGCTAGATTCAAAGTTTCTGAGACCGACGTGACGTGGGATATGCTTGGGCGGGTGAAGCATAAGCCGATTGTGATTGTAAGGTTAGCACGCAGTCAGAATAGAATAAAGCGACAGCAGAATCGGTAG
- a CDS encoding UPF0147 family protein, translating to MVRKKKTEEYETRINQALMVLGEVSEDSTTPRNIRRAAKDSMNALQSGEYTPAVRASNVISILDEILQDPNMPAYTRVKLWNIMSLIEAIKD from the coding sequence ATGGTGCGGAAAAAGAAAACTGAAGAGTACGAGACGCGAATTAATCAGGCTTTAATGGTGCTTGGGGAAGTCTCTGAAGACAGTACAACGCCTCGAAACATTAGGCGTGCTGCGAAAGATTCTATGAATGCTCTGCAAAGCGGAGAATATACGCCTGCCGTGCGGGCCTCAAACGTGATTAGCATATTGGATGAGATTCTGCAGGACCCTAACATGCCCGCTTACACAAGGGTTAAACTGTGGAACATAATGAGCCTCATTGAAGCCATAAAAGACTGA
- a CDS encoding NAD(P)/FAD-dependent oxidoreductase, giving the protein MPLKYDVIIVGAGPAGIFSALELTQKNNLNVLVVDRGQEIDQRKCPSSRGLECHHCEPCSILSGWGGAGAYSDGKLTLSTEVGGWLNQYVTERELQELVKYVDDVYLKFGASKEVYGGDVDAVDEIERQAAAASLRLIRQEVRHMGTEKCADTLRMMRRELDEKITFMPKTDVKGLLIENHALRGIETSDGEKATGKYVIVAPGRGGAEWLQTEAQIRGLKTVNNPVDVGVRVEVSATAMERLTKVLYEPKLVYYSKLFDDMVRTFCVSPYGEVTTESYDGVLTVNGGSYAERKTDNTNFAVLVSTSFTEPFKEPIAYGKYIARLSNLLSGGVMVQRLGDLVAGRRSTPERLARSVVTPSLKNATPGDLSFVLPYRYLQDIREMLQALDVIAPGVHSRDTLLYGVEVKFYSSHLQLTNSLETKIPNLFTIGDGAGVTRGLIQASASGVIVAREILKREHLKA; this is encoded by the coding sequence ATGCCATTGAAATACGACGTAATAATCGTTGGTGCCGGACCAGCAGGAATATTCTCCGCATTAGAACTAACTCAAAAAAATAACCTCAACGTTCTAGTTGTTGACCGCGGACAGGAAATTGATCAACGAAAATGTCCCTCAAGCCGCGGTTTAGAATGCCACCATTGTGAACCTTGCTCGATTCTTTCAGGTTGGGGTGGCGCTGGCGCTTATAGTGACGGTAAACTTACCTTATCCACTGAAGTTGGTGGGTGGCTTAATCAGTATGTGACTGAGCGAGAACTTCAAGAGCTCGTCAAATACGTTGACGATGTTTACTTGAAATTTGGTGCAAGCAAAGAAGTCTACGGCGGAGACGTGGATGCAGTGGATGAAATTGAACGCCAAGCAGCCGCTGCAAGTTTACGCTTGATTCGGCAAGAAGTTCGCCACATGGGCACCGAAAAATGCGCCGACACCCTGCGTATGATGCGCAGAGAACTTGACGAAAAAATCACGTTCATGCCTAAAACCGACGTGAAAGGGCTCCTCATCGAGAACCACGCCCTTAGAGGCATCGAAACCTCAGACGGCGAAAAAGCCACCGGAAAATACGTGATTGTTGCCCCTGGTCGGGGCGGAGCAGAGTGGCTGCAGACTGAAGCCCAAATCCGCGGCTTAAAAACCGTTAACAACCCCGTTGACGTGGGGGTACGCGTGGAAGTTTCCGCAACCGCCATGGAACGGCTCACCAAAGTGCTTTACGAACCCAAGCTTGTTTACTACAGCAAACTTTTTGACGATATGGTTCGAACCTTCTGTGTTTCACCTTATGGCGAAGTCACAACCGAATCCTACGACGGCGTTTTGACTGTCAACGGCGGAAGCTACGCTGAACGAAAAACCGACAACACAAACTTTGCGGTTCTTGTGAGCACCTCTTTCACGGAGCCCTTCAAAGAACCCATCGCCTACGGCAAATACATTGCCCGCCTTTCTAACTTGCTCAGTGGCGGGGTTATGGTGCAGCGTCTGGGTGATTTGGTTGCTGGACGAAGAAGCACTCCTGAACGATTAGCTCGAAGCGTCGTCACGCCCTCACTAAAGAACGCCACCCCTGGCGACCTGAGTTTCGTTTTGCCCTACCGTTATTTGCAGGACATCCGCGAGATGCTGCAGGCGTTGGACGTTATCGCGCCTGGTGTGCATTCACGGGATACTCTGCTTTATGGGGTTGAAGTGAAATTCTACTCTTCACATCTGCAGTTAACGAACTCTCTGGAAACCAAGATTCCCAACTTGTTCACCATCGGCGACGGCGCAGGCGTTACTCGCGGCTTGATTCAAGCTTCCGCCTCAGGCGTTATCGTAGCAAGGGAAATCCTGAAACGTGAGCATTTGAAGGCATAA
- the tmk gene encoding dTMP kinase, translating into MNPKGAFIVIEGLDGSGKTTQAKLLTAELQKKYPAIYTAEPSHGKIGKFIRNQILYGNSRPPTHVEALLFAADRLEHVENEVAPAIEQGVVVISDRYVYSSLAYQGSAGLSIEWIETINQHALKPDLALFIDVDPEVVLKRLKRKKSVMENLETQQKVREVYRKYVQNGALKSINGDKPKKEVAQQVLLTVRSFLEKRF; encoded by the coding sequence ATGAACCCAAAAGGCGCTTTCATAGTAATCGAAGGTTTAGACGGCTCAGGAAAAACCACCCAAGCAAAACTCCTAACCGCTGAACTCCAAAAAAAGTACCCTGCCATCTACACTGCTGAGCCCAGCCACGGAAAAATCGGCAAATTCATTCGCAACCAAATTCTATACGGGAACAGCCGCCCTCCAACCCATGTGGAAGCTCTGCTTTTCGCCGCTGACCGTCTTGAACACGTGGAAAACGAGGTGGCTCCAGCCATAGAGCAGGGTGTGGTAGTGATTTCTGATCGTTACGTTTACAGTTCTTTGGCTTATCAGGGAAGCGCAGGTTTGAGCATCGAATGGATTGAAACCATAAACCAGCACGCCCTAAAACCTGACCTCGCTTTGTTTATTGATGTGGACCCTGAGGTTGTGCTTAAGCGGCTCAAACGAAAAAAATCCGTCATGGAAAACCTTGAAACTCAACAAAAAGTCCGCGAAGTCTACCGGAAATATGTCCAAAACGGCGCCTTAAAAAGTATAAACGGCGATAAACCTAAAAAAGAAGTTGCCCAGCAAGTTCTTTTGACAGTTCGGTCTTTCTTGGAGAAACGGTTTTAG
- a CDS encoding acetate--CoA ligase family protein, whose product MEEMTKKLDAFFNPCSVAVIGATKKADKAGHVIFKNFATNKLRGVFKGDLYPVNPGEDSILGFRCYPTLKHIPSDIELIVVIVPAKAVPSIMEEAASKKVKAAIIVSAGFKEVGNKELEDQVVAAAKKGGIRLLGPNCLGVYYSKTGVDSLFLPETKVLTTGEDVVATPRPMPGNIAMLTQSGAFGVAALDYLTGRQMGVSKFVSFGNKCDVTDYEILYYMLHDKETHVILSYVEDIKHGREFLKVAKKVTTKKPVVVIKSGKSEAGARAASSHTGAIAGADKIYAAAFEQAGVIRARDMEEFFDAGKVLAMQPPALGKNIGILTDAGGPGVMTVDELEIQGLTVDTFSEETLEKFEQLKANGSILKIAATHNPVDLTGSVTDEQFVVSADLMFQDPKIDGIIFLGLHHMPGLREKYIDDVAKVASKYTKPLVMCDIGETEMALYTRSRFDRLGIPAYSSPEDAARAMRALVSYGTYLQRNDAAEEYIEEFLQRKNK is encoded by the coding sequence ATGGAAGAAATGACAAAGAAGTTAGACGCATTTTTCAACCCTTGTTCAGTAGCCGTTATAGGAGCAACCAAAAAAGCGGACAAAGCTGGACATGTCATATTTAAGAACTTTGCCACAAACAAGCTACGGGGCGTTTTCAAAGGAGACTTATACCCCGTTAACCCTGGGGAAGACTCCATCTTGGGCTTTAGGTGCTACCCCACACTAAAACACATCCCAAGTGACATCGAATTAATTGTTGTTATCGTTCCCGCAAAAGCCGTCCCAAGCATCATGGAAGAAGCCGCAAGCAAAAAAGTAAAAGCCGCCATCATTGTAAGTGCAGGCTTCAAAGAGGTCGGCAACAAAGAGCTTGAAGACCAAGTTGTCGCTGCAGCAAAAAAAGGCGGCATACGGCTTTTAGGTCCCAACTGTTTGGGCGTTTACTACTCCAAAACCGGAGTGGACTCACTTTTCCTTCCTGAAACCAAAGTCCTCACCACCGGCGAAGACGTCGTAGCTACACCTCGCCCCATGCCAGGCAACATAGCCATGCTCACCCAAAGCGGCGCTTTTGGTGTTGCCGCATTAGACTATTTAACAGGGCGCCAAATGGGGGTTAGCAAATTTGTCAGTTTCGGCAACAAATGCGATGTCACAGACTACGAAATTCTCTACTACATGCTTCACGACAAAGAAACCCACGTCATCCTTTCATATGTGGAAGATATCAAACACGGCAGAGAATTCCTCAAAGTCGCCAAAAAAGTAACCACCAAAAAGCCCGTGGTCGTGATTAAATCAGGCAAAAGCGAAGCCGGCGCCCGCGCAGCAAGCTCACACACGGGAGCCATCGCAGGCGCAGACAAAATATACGCTGCAGCCTTTGAACAAGCAGGAGTTATTCGCGCCCGAGATATGGAAGAATTTTTCGATGCAGGCAAAGTCCTCGCCATGCAGCCACCGGCATTAGGCAAAAACATTGGCATACTTACCGATGCAGGAGGCCCGGGAGTCATGACGGTGGACGAGCTGGAAATTCAGGGATTAACAGTTGACACCTTCTCAGAGGAAACCCTTGAGAAATTTGAGCAACTCAAAGCCAACGGCTCCATTCTAAAAATTGCCGCAACACACAACCCCGTTGACCTCACAGGCTCAGTCACTGATGAACAATTTGTGGTTTCTGCGGACCTTATGTTCCAAGACCCCAAAATTGATGGTATAATCTTTTTAGGGCTTCACCACATGCCGGGGCTGCGTGAGAAATACATTGATGACGTGGCAAAAGTTGCCAGCAAATACACTAAACCGTTGGTTATGTGCGACATCGGCGAAACAGAAATGGCGCTATACACTCGCAGTCGATTTGACCGTTTAGGCATACCCGCGTATTCGTCTCCTGAGGATGCTGCTCGCGCCATGAGAGCCCTTGTCAGCTACGGCACCTACCTGCAAAGAAACGATGCTGCGGAAGAATACATAGAAGAGTTTCTGCAAAGGAAAAACAAATAA
- a CDS encoding DUF120 domain-containing protein: MGILTFNGKATTGAGEGKKYLALPWVKEQINQTLGFSPYLGTLNLTLTRASLANKKLLKRSELKIHPAEGYCLGLLFHASIHGTPCAVVVPQVDSYPENVLELIAPVNLREKLNLKDGDEVAVSVQV, encoded by the coding sequence TTGGGTATTCTCACTTTTAACGGAAAAGCTACCACTGGCGCAGGTGAAGGCAAAAAATACCTCGCCCTTCCCTGGGTTAAAGAACAGATAAATCAAACCTTAGGTTTTTCTCCCTACCTTGGCACCTTAAACCTCACCTTAACAAGGGCAAGTCTCGCAAACAAGAAACTGCTCAAAAGAAGCGAACTCAAAATCCATCCCGCAGAGGGATACTGCTTGGGGTTGCTGTTTCATGCTTCAATCCACGGGACTCCCTGTGCCGTTGTGGTTCCTCAGGTTGACAGTTACCCCGAAAACGTTTTGGAACTTATCGCCCCCGTGAACCTGCGGGAAAAATTAAATCTTAAAGATGGCGACGAGGTCGCCGTGTCTGTTCAGGTTTAA
- a CDS encoding Sjogren's syndrome/scleroderma autoantigen 1 family protein: protein MQNQNDSYIKRMADLLRQGATLTDMACPNCSAPLFRLQDGTLWCGKDEKKVVIVKEGQEPAAPSSTKTAMDKLEATLIRKVQDLQEKIEKTNDVDELGKLTNALTELLTSLEKIKRMKS, encoded by the coding sequence ATGCAAAACCAGAACGATTCATACATAAAACGCATGGCTGATTTGCTTCGACAAGGCGCAACCTTAACAGACATGGCATGCCCAAACTGTTCTGCACCACTTTTTCGGCTACAAGACGGCACATTATGGTGCGGTAAAGACGAAAAAAAAGTGGTCATAGTTAAAGAAGGACAAGAACCAGCAGCCCCATCCAGCACCAAAACGGCTATGGATAAACTTGAAGCCACACTCATAAGAAAAGTTCAAGACCTGCAAGAAAAAATCGAAAAAACAAACGACGTAGACGAACTGGGAAAACTCACAAACGCACTCACCGAACTTCTCACCAGCCTTGAGAAGATTAAACGCATGAAGAGCTAA